The Candidatus Zixiibacteriota bacterium sequence TTTCATCTCGGAGGGCACACCGGGCATGGAGATAAATATCTTGCTGTTCTCCCTGAATAAAATTCCAAGAGCCGAACCAATCCTGTTCTCAAAAAACTTTGCTCCTTGCGGCAATAGAGCCTGATTCTGATTAATCGGCGGCATCACCATCCCCTGCGCCTTGTACTTATCTTCAAGTTCTTTAAGTATGCTATCATGAAAAACAAGCTGTCTTCTAAAATACTTGCAGATAATTTTCTTGGTAATGTCATCATGAGTAGGCCCCAAGCCGCCGGTAGCTAATACAATATCAACCCGCTTCATCGCCTGCGCAATCGCATTTAGAAGTGTTTCGGAATCATCGCCTACAGTTGTATGGTAAACAAGCTCAATTCCGGCTTCGGTTATTTTTTCGCCAATAAAGGAGGCATTAGTGTCTATTGTCTGTCCATACAACAACTCATCACCGATTGTTATTAATTCTGCTTTTATCCTATCCATTGAATACCCCAACTCCTTAGAAGAGTAATTATCAAATGAAGCACAACTGCCGCATAAACACCAGCCGCAATATCATCAGCGACAACTCCGGTTCCGCCTGAAATCTTTTCCCATTGTCTTGCCGGCGGCGGCTTAACAATATCAAACAGGCGAAACAAGAAAAACCCCAAGATATAGCAGATTATATTATGAGGAGCCATAAACAAAGCAACCGCCTGACCCGCCCATTCGTCGATTACAATATGACCGTCATCGGGACCAAAATACTTTATGCCGATATCTGAAAAATATACGGCTATAAAATAAAAAATTATTATTACTACAAGCTGAATATACCAAAGCGATGGCCAGGCGAACCATAATATAATACATGCAAAAAGCGAGCCCCAGCTTCCGGGGGCAATCGGCATATAGCCTGAAAAAATACCGGTAATAAAAAACTTGTTAAATATCTCAATGATTTTAGGTGTTTTCTTTTCTGTCATTTAAGTAGTCCTTTCAGCATTCCGCTTGATTTAAGTAAATAATCAATCCCCGTAGCAACAGTAAGAATAACCGTTATTAATATTAATAAATCAAAAACCGTATTTGTCATGGGAGAACTAAACATTGCCCACTTGTAGCCAGCCGGAACAAGCCATGTCTTTAGGTTGATAAAAACCAGAATACAGGAAATTACCACCATCTGCGAGGCGGTTTTCCATTTGGCGGCATACGATGAGGTAATAACCATTCCTTTATAAGCGGCTATGGAACGCAGTCCAATTATAAAAAATTCTCTTATAATAATCGTAGCAACCATCCACGCCTTAGC is a genomic window containing:
- the pgsA gene encoding CDP-diacylglycerol--glycerol-3-phosphate 3-phosphatidyltransferase: MNLPNLLTLSRIFLSPVYMVLFLIENPYSRLAATIVFIIAALTDILDGYFARRMGSMTGFGKFMDPLADKILVSTAFLTFVNLGYAKAWMVATIIIREFFIIGLRSIAAYKGMVITSSYAAKWKTASQMVVISCILVFINLKTWLVPAGYKWAMFSSPMTNTVFDLLILITVILTVATGIDYLLKSSGMLKGLLK
- a CDS encoding phosphatidylglycerophosphatase A, which gives rise to MTEKKTPKIIEIFNKFFITGIFSGYMPIAPGSWGSLFACIILWFAWPSLWYIQLVVIIIFYFIAVYFSDIGIKYFGPDDGHIVIDEWAGQAVALFMAPHNIICYILGFFLFRLFDIVKPPPARQWEKISGGTGVVADDIAAGVYAAVVLHLIITLLRSWGIQWIG